A genomic region of Pseudomonas sp. MPC6 contains the following coding sequences:
- a CDS encoding NCS1 family nucleobase:cation symporter-1: MRTSLSNNNIALDLPSSYPEPATLDQRFQAPVVLSPRLHNKDLAPTKAEGRRWGRYSIFALWTNDVHNIANYSFAIGLYALGLGGWQILLSLGIGAALVYGFMNLSGYMGQKTGVPFPVISRISFGIHGAQIPALIRAIIAIAWFGIQTYLASVVLRVLLTAVHPGFADYDHDSILGLSSLGWICFVAIWLVQLAILAYGMEMVRRYEAFAGPVILLTVASLAGWMYFQADATIAWSIREQLTGGEMWRNIFAGGALWLSIYGTLILNFCDFARSSPCRKTIKVGNFWGLPVNILVFASITVLLCGAQFQINGRIIESPTEIIASIPNTFFLVLGCLAFLIVTVAVNIMANFVAPAFVLSNLAPKYLTFRRAGLISATIAVLILPWNLYNSPLVIVYFLSGLGALLGPLYGVIMVDYWLVRKAQVNVPQLYSEDPNGAYYYSRGVNLRAVAAFIPAALIAIVLALVPGFHSVSPFSWLIGAGIAAMLYLIITKRQPHYADVSGESIAVDNASH, translated from the coding sequence ATGCGTACTAGCCTCTCCAATAACAACATCGCGCTGGATCTGCCCTCCTCTTACCCCGAACCCGCCACCCTCGATCAACGGTTTCAAGCACCTGTAGTACTCAGCCCACGCCTGCACAACAAAGACCTCGCACCGACCAAGGCCGAAGGTCGGCGCTGGGGCCGCTACAGCATCTTTGCCCTGTGGACCAACGACGTTCACAACATCGCCAACTACTCCTTCGCCATCGGCCTGTATGCCTTGGGCCTGGGTGGCTGGCAGATTCTGCTGTCCCTGGGTATCGGTGCGGCACTGGTGTACGGCTTCATGAACCTGTCCGGTTACATGGGCCAGAAAACCGGCGTGCCGTTCCCGGTCATCAGCCGGATCAGTTTCGGTATTCACGGGGCGCAGATTCCTGCATTGATCCGCGCCATCATCGCCATCGCCTGGTTCGGGATTCAGACGTACCTGGCGTCCGTGGTCCTGCGCGTGCTGCTGACGGCGGTGCATCCCGGGTTTGCCGACTACGACCACGATTCGATCCTTGGCTTGTCGAGCCTGGGCTGGATATGTTTCGTGGCGATCTGGCTAGTGCAACTGGCGATCCTCGCCTATGGCATGGAAATGGTGCGGCGCTACGAGGCATTTGCCGGACCGGTGATTTTGCTGACCGTCGCCTCCCTCGCCGGGTGGATGTACTTCCAGGCCGACGCAACCATCGCCTGGTCGATCCGCGAACAGCTGACCGGCGGCGAGATGTGGCGCAACATCTTTGCCGGCGGTGCACTGTGGCTGTCGATCTACGGCACGCTGATTCTGAATTTCTGTGACTTCGCCCGCTCTTCGCCGTGCCGCAAGACAATCAAGGTCGGCAATTTCTGGGGCTTGCCGGTGAATATCCTGGTGTTTGCCAGCATCACCGTCCTGCTCTGCGGTGCGCAATTCCAGATCAATGGCCGGATCATCGAAAGCCCGACCGAAATCATCGCCTCGATTCCCAACACTTTCTTCCTGGTGCTCGGCTGCCTGGCCTTCCTGATCGTGACCGTAGCGGTGAACATCATGGCCAACTTTGTCGCCCCGGCGTTCGTGCTCAGCAACCTGGCGCCCAAATACCTGACGTTCCGTCGCGCCGGGCTGATCAGTGCGACCATTGCCGTGCTGATCCTGCCCTGGAACCTCTACAACAGTCCGCTGGTGATCGTGTATTTCCTGTCCGGCCTCGGCGCCTTGCTCGGCCCGTTGTACGGAGTGATCATGGTCGACTACTGGCTTGTACGAAAAGCACAGGTCAATGTGCCGCAGCTGTACAGTGAAGATCCCAACGGCGCCTATTACTACAGCCGCGGGGTCAATCTGCGCGCCGTGGCGGCGTTCATTCCTGCAGCGCTGATCGCCATCGTCCTCGCGCTGGTGCCGGGTTTCCACAGCGTATCGCCCTTCTCCTGGCTGATTGGCGCGGGTATCGCCGCCATGCTCTACCTGATCATCACCAAACGGCAGCCGCACTACGCCGACGTCAGCGGCGAATCCATCGCGGTCGACAACGCCAGTCATTAA
- a CDS encoding aspartate/glutamate racemase family protein produces MRILVVNVNTTESITQAIARSAQSVAAPGTEIIGLTPYFGAESIEGNFESYLAAIAVMDRVLAYDQPFDAVIQAGYGEHGREGLQELLNVPVVDITDAAASTAMFLGHAYSVVTTLDRTVPLIEDRLKLSGLWDRCASVRASGLAVLELESDPERALEAIVRQAELAVLEDKAEVICLGCGGMAGLDEQIRQRTGVPVVDGVTAAVTIAESLVRLGLSTSKVRTYATPRPKKIVGWPGRFGR; encoded by the coding sequence ATGCGCATTCTCGTGGTCAACGTCAACACCACCGAATCCATCACCCAAGCGATCGCCCGCTCGGCGCAGTCCGTGGCCGCGCCCGGCACCGAAATCATCGGCCTGACGCCCTACTTCGGCGCCGAGTCCATCGAAGGCAACTTTGAAAGCTACCTGGCCGCCATCGCTGTGATGGATCGGGTACTGGCCTACGACCAGCCTTTCGACGCAGTGATCCAGGCTGGTTACGGCGAGCACGGTCGCGAAGGGTTACAGGAGTTGCTCAACGTGCCGGTGGTGGATATCACCGATGCGGCCGCCAGCACCGCGATGTTCCTGGGCCATGCCTATTCGGTGGTCACGACGCTGGACCGCACCGTGCCGCTGATCGAGGATCGTCTCAAGCTGTCGGGGCTCTGGGACCGCTGTGCGTCAGTGCGCGCCAGTGGCTTGGCCGTGCTGGAGCTGGAGTCCGATCCAGAGCGCGCACTGGAGGCCATTGTCCGTCAGGCGGAACTGGCGGTGCTTGAGGACAAGGCCGAGGTGATTTGCCTGGGATGCGGCGGCATGGCCGGGCTGGACGAGCAGATTCGTCAGCGTACGGGGGTGCCGGTGGTGGATGGTGTGACGGCGGCGGTGACGATTGCCGAATCGTTGGTGCGGCTGGGGCTGTCGACGTCGAAGGTGCGGACTTATGCGACACCGCGGCCGAAGAAAATTGTCGGTTGGCCGGGGCGGTTTGGCCGATAA
- a CDS encoding LysR family transcriptional regulator, translating into METFSSIECFVRSAEVGSFAEAARRLSLTPAAVGKSVAKLEARLGVRLFQRSTRSLTLTEAGHLFLGEVSASLLTIQNAVANLASAEGRPAGTLKVSMGTVFGRLYIVPLLGEFLRRFPAINPDWHFDNRQVDLIAQGFDAAIGGGFELPQGVVARKLTPAHRVLVASGDYLAQRGAIVEPDDLQHHDGILIRSPQTGRVRSWQLTSRTQQHSPLTLKARMTMSDSEAACATAAQGLGIALVSMPFALSYLEAGTLQRVLPQWYVDDGNISIYYAEHKLLPGKTRAFVDFIIEQFAERGLGQRFSAV; encoded by the coding sequence ATGGAAACCTTCAGCAGTATCGAATGCTTCGTGCGCAGTGCCGAGGTCGGCAGCTTTGCCGAGGCCGCGCGGCGCTTGAGCCTGACCCCGGCGGCGGTGGGCAAGAGCGTGGCCAAGCTCGAGGCTCGATTGGGGGTGCGGCTGTTCCAGCGCAGCACCCGCAGCCTGACATTGACCGAAGCCGGTCATCTGTTTCTCGGCGAGGTCAGCGCCAGCCTGCTGACGATCCAGAATGCCGTGGCCAACCTGGCCAGCGCCGAAGGTCGACCGGCGGGCACATTAAAAGTCAGCATGGGCACCGTGTTCGGACGCTTGTACATCGTGCCGTTGCTCGGAGAGTTTCTGCGACGGTTTCCGGCCATCAACCCGGACTGGCATTTCGATAACCGGCAAGTCGACCTGATCGCCCAGGGCTTCGACGCGGCCATTGGCGGGGGATTCGAACTGCCTCAGGGCGTGGTGGCGCGCAAGCTGACGCCGGCGCATCGGGTGCTGGTGGCGTCAGGCGACTACCTGGCGCAGCGTGGAGCTATCGTCGAGCCCGATGATCTCCAGCATCATGACGGGATCCTGATTCGATCGCCGCAAACCGGTCGCGTGCGCTCCTGGCAGTTGACCAGTCGCACCCAACAACACAGTCCGTTGACGCTCAAGGCGCGGATGACCATGAGTGATTCCGAGGCTGCCTGCGCCACTGCAGCCCAGGGCCTGGGCATCGCGCTGGTGAGCATGCCGTTCGCTTTGAGTTATCTGGAGGCCGGGACTCTGCAGCGGGTGTTGCCGCAGTGGTATGTCGACGATGGCAACATTTCTATCTATTACGCTGAGCACAAACTGCTGCCGGGCAAGACCCGGGCGTTTGTCGATTTCATTATCGAGCAGTTTGCGGAGCGGGGGTTGGGGCAGCGGTTCAGTGCGGTTTGA
- a CDS encoding 3-oxoacyl-ACP reductase family protein, producing the protein MTTHNLSGKVALIQGGSRGIGAAIVKRLAAEGATVAFTYVSSTAKAEELQDSITAKGGKALAIKADSADAEAIRSAVTATVEAFGRLDILVNNAGVLAVAPLEDFTLEDFDQTLAINVRSVFIATQAAARHMTEGGRIINIGSTNAERMPFAGGGPYAMSKSALVGLTKGLSRDLGPRGITINNVQPGPVDTDMNPASGDFAESLIPLMAVGRYGQVEEIASFVAYLVGPEAGYITGASLTIDGGFGA; encoded by the coding sequence ATGACTACTCACAACCTCAGCGGCAAAGTGGCGTTGATTCAAGGCGGTTCCCGCGGTATCGGCGCAGCCATCGTCAAACGCCTGGCCGCTGAAGGCGCGACGGTCGCCTTCACCTACGTCAGCTCGACGGCCAAGGCCGAAGAATTGCAGGACAGCATCACCGCCAAGGGCGGCAAGGCCTTGGCCATCAAGGCTGACAGTGCCGACGCCGAAGCCATTCGCAGCGCCGTCACTGCCACAGTCGAAGCCTTCGGTCGCCTGGATATCCTGGTCAATAACGCGGGTGTATTGGCGGTCGCACCGCTGGAAGACTTCACCCTCGAAGACTTCGACCAGACCCTGGCGATCAACGTGCGCAGCGTATTCATCGCCACCCAGGCCGCCGCCCGACATATGACCGAAGGCGGTCGTATCATCAACATCGGCAGCACCAACGCCGAGCGCATGCCCTTCGCCGGCGGTGGGCCCTACGCCATGAGCAAATCGGCGCTGGTCGGCCTGACCAAAGGCCTGTCTCGCGATCTTGGCCCACGGGGCATCACCATCAACAACGTGCAACCCGGTCCCGTCGACACCGACATGAACCCGGCCAGCGGCGACTTCGCCGAGAGCCTGATACCGTTGATGGCGGTAGGCCGTTATGGCCAAGTGGAAGAAATCGCCAGTTTTGTCGCCTACCTGGTGGGCCCCGAAGCCGGCTACATCACCGGGGCCAGCCTGACCATCGACGGTGGTTTCGGCGCCTGA
- a CDS encoding HAD-IA family hydrolase yields the protein MNAALNEFGPIKAVIFDMDGLLLDTEGIYTEVTSIIAGRYGRTFDWSVKQNIIGRGAGDLARYVVEALDLPITAEEFLQIREPLMRERFPAALAMPGAQELVRHLKANNIPIAVGTSSSRQSFGQKTTLHQDWFALFDFIVTADDPEVGAAKPAPDIFLTAARRLGVLPGDCLVFEDSPFGVTAAKAAGMTAIAIPDAAMADEKYAHADGILRTLKAFNPSACGLPHLDWA from the coding sequence ATGAATGCTGCGCTGAATGAATTCGGCCCGATAAAGGCCGTGATTTTCGATATGGACGGCTTGCTGCTGGACACCGAGGGCATCTACACCGAAGTCACCTCCATCATTGCCGGGCGTTACGGGCGGACCTTCGACTGGAGCGTCAAACAGAACATCATCGGCCGTGGCGCGGGTGATCTGGCGCGGTATGTGGTCGAGGCGCTGGACCTGCCGATTACGGCCGAAGAGTTTCTGCAGATCCGTGAACCGCTGATGCGCGAGCGTTTTCCAGCGGCGCTGGCGATGCCGGGCGCCCAGGAACTGGTTCGGCATCTGAAGGCCAACAACATTCCGATCGCGGTGGGCACCAGTTCTTCGCGTCAGTCGTTTGGCCAGAAAACCACCTTGCACCAAGACTGGTTTGCATTGTTCGACTTCATCGTCACCGCTGACGATCCGGAAGTCGGCGCGGCCAAACCCGCGCCGGATATTTTCCTCACCGCTGCGCGCCGCCTGGGTGTATTGCCCGGGGACTGCCTGGTGTTCGAAGATTCGCCGTTCGGTGTCACGGCGGCGAAAGCGGCGGGGATGACGGCGATTGCGATTCCGGATGCGGCGATGGCCGACGAAAAGTACGCACACGCCGATGGCATTCTTCGTACGCTGAAGGCGTTCAATCCGAGTGCCTGTGGTTTGCCGCATCTCGACTGGGCTTGA
- a CDS encoding glycine zipper domain-containing protein, whose amino-acid sequence MRLTLSTVVLGLLVAQGAMAAGDGTAAVGGGIGGALGNVVGQQMGGSTGAAIGAGVGGAAGSAVGAPKGSRTEAAIGGGLGSAGGSVIGNSLGGSTGSTIGAGLGGAAGGAVGNNLGTDSGSSHSGNGHKHKHKNKHRNKNKNH is encoded by the coding sequence ATGCGTTTGACATTGTCCACAGTCGTTCTGGGACTTTTAGTCGCTCAAGGAGCAATGGCTGCCGGTGACGGCACGGCTGCCGTAGGTGGTGGTATTGGCGGTGCGCTGGGTAACGTGGTCGGCCAGCAAATGGGCGGCAGCACGGGGGCGGCGATTGGTGCCGGCGTCGGCGGCGCGGCAGGCAGTGCGGTAGGTGCCCCCAAAGGCAGTCGGACCGAAGCGGCCATTGGCGGCGGTTTGGGCTCGGCTGGCGGCTCGGTGATTGGTAACAGTCTCGGTGGTTCGACCGGCTCGACCATCGGCGCAGGCCTGGGCGGTGCGGCGGGTGGTGCGGTGGGTAATAACCTGGGGACCGACAGCGGCAGTTCCCATTCCGGCAACGGCCATAAGCACAAGCACAAGAATAAGCACAGGAACAAGAACAAAAATCACTGA
- a CDS encoding bacteriocin: MRLTLPALVLGLLVAQGAMAAGDGTAALGGGLGGALGNVVGQNMGGSTGAAIGAGVAGAAGSAVAARKGSRTKAAIGGGVGAAGGSVIGNSLGGKTGSTIGAGLGGALGGGVGSNLAKGHKRH, encoded by the coding sequence ATGCGTTTGACTCTGCCTGCTCTGGTTCTGGGACTTTTGGTTGCTCAAGGTGCGATGGCGGCCGGCGATGGCACTGCCGCGCTGGGTGGCGGCCTGGGTGGTGCGCTGGGTAATGTGGTCGGCCAGAACATGGGCGGCAGCACCGGCGCGGCGATTGGTGCCGGTGTGGCCGGCGCAGCGGGCAGTGCGGTGGCCGCACGCAAAGGCAGCCGGACCAAGGCCGCCATTGGCGGCGGTGTCGGCGCGGCGGGCGGTTCGGTGATCGGCAACAGCCTGGGCGGCAAGACCGGTTCGACCATCGGCGCGGGCCTGGGCGGTGCATTGGGCGGCGGCGTGGGCAGCAACCTGGCCAAGGGTCACAAGCGTCACTGA